One Phaseolus vulgaris cultivar G19833 chromosome 11, P. vulgaris v2.0, whole genome shotgun sequence genomic window carries:
- the LOC137805753 gene encoding uncharacterized protein yields MAALSRFVSAGGEKGHPYFQCLKRNSRFAWTDECEVAFIKLKEYLAAPPVLCRPVEGVPLRLYFTVTERAISSVLVQEQDQIQRPIYFVSKALQGAEMRYQALEKAALAVVFSARRLRHYFHSFTVAVMTNLPIQKALQKPDVAGRMVRWAVELSEFDIQYEPRGSIKGQVYADFVAELSPGGEQELEAGSQWSLSVDGSSNQQGSGAGIVLEGPDGVLIEQALRFAFKASNNQAEYEALIAGMLLAKEMGARNLLVKSDSQLVTRQVLGEFQAKDPQMAAYLRYVESLRGAFSALELVHVPREQNARADLLAKLASSGKGGRQRTVIQETLKAPRKFIEDNRVDVLHVSAARGRPRSHRSLTQDTLKAPHISVYTDTPEGGRRAQIHVLAEGDTWMTPFRRYLADGVLPMEPEEGKKVKRNAARYTLIDEVLFRHGFTHPILTCVSGDECTRIMTELHEGVCGSHVGGRSLASKVVRAGFYWPTVKEDCV; encoded by the coding sequence atggcggcgctctcgaggttcgtttctgccggaggagagaaggggcacccatatttccagtgccttaaGAGGAATAGTCGTTTCGCATGGACGGATGAATGCGAAGTGGCTTTCATCAAGCTAAAAGAATACCTGGCggcgccaccggtcctctgcagaCCGGTAGAGGGCGTGCCTCTCCGACTGTATTTCACGGTGACGGAAcgagctatcagctctgtgttagtccaagaacaggaccagattcaaagacctatctacttcgtaagcaaggccctACAAGGTGCGGAGATGAGGTACCAGGCattggagaaggcagcgctggcggtggtgttttccgccaggaggcttcgtcattacttccacagcttcacggtggcagtgatgaccaacctccccatacagaaggCACTGCAAaagcccgatgtggctggaaggatggtgcgctgggcggtggaactttcagaattcgacatccagtatgagcccagaggatccattAAAGGGCAGGTATACGCAGATTTCGTtgcagaactctcgcccggaggcgAACAGGAGTTGGAGGCAGGCTCGCAGTGGTCGCTCTCAGTGGacggctcttccaaccagcaaggaagtggtgcgggaatagtcttggaaggaccagacggtgtactgatcgagcaggccctgcgcttcgcttttaaagccagcaataatcaggctgagtatgaagccctgattgcaggaatgctttTAGCCAAAGAGATGGGCGCGCGGAACCTCTTAGTGAAGAGTGACTCTCAACTAGTTACAAGGCAAGTGTTGGGTGAGTTTCAAGCgaaagacccgcagatggcagcaTATTTAAGGTACGTCGAATCGCTAAGAGGAGCCTTCAGTGCTCTTGAACTGgtgcatgtcccaagggagcagaatgccagagctgacctgctcgccaagctggccagctcaggcaaggggggcaggcagaggaccgtaatccaagagacgcttaAGGCTCCGAGGAAATTCATAgaggataacagggtggatgtcctccacgTAAGCGCCGCGAGAGGAAGGCCAAGAAGTCATCGTTCCTTGACTCAGGATACGTTGAAGGCACCTCACATTAGTGTATACACGGACACGCCCGAAGGAGGGAGGCGAGCGCAGATACATGttttagccgaaggagacacctggatgacccCCTTCAggcggtacctggcggatggggttcTCCCAATGGAGCCTGAAGAAGGTAAGAAGGTTAAGAGAAATGCGGCAAGGTACACCCTGATAGACGAAGTGTTGTTCagacacggtttcactcaccctatcttaacatgcgtaagcggcgacgagtgtaccaggataatgacggagctccacgaaggcgtTTGTGGGAGCCATGTAGGCGGAAGGTCCTTAGCTTCTAAGGTGGTGCGCGCAGGGTTttattggccaacagtaaaggaagattgcgtgtga